The proteins below are encoded in one region of Segatella copri:
- a CDS encoding BT4734/BF3469 family protein, with protein MKEIKPTNETGNNPETEQEKEVLPSFFQTLKTSTSKPLPNRKVLEYTIMHSAPVKTNTEGYRSMIKVDKRTAEDIKHRLPCITPSVQLKGNAKKLTDFQKETYWLMLDYDDVPPKNIAALRQTARKIPFTMVFYITVSGKGFRILLRYMRPEGCNLTATELHLLAIRKAMSIYDKLLGISCDKQCQDMVRSCGLAYDPEAYFNWNAEVFAITREEVEEFEKATKQQEEQNRKRQTEAEKPRKKSPRKQEDETPPKTLTTEEILQYVDKLAESWEERFEEHHHNSYVVRYATFCLCFGAEKEEAVKHMADKFGSEYADTERVALEIYKHTERLGTWKIRQQGDDEQKRYTSMRALLGWLGARYEMHHNTLSNQYEVRAINTGEKLYLDWTEVDTRVSNSLFVKMELDNICTTQKKLDTVIRSNFSPEFNPMEEYLKSLPKWDRKTDYIAELAHRVTVMQTGGYRHTEEDFAYAFRKWLVNMVVCWVRPDVTNQSIMVFVGKGGIFKTTFFDHLLPPHLRKYFANDSTGDYKNKDFLQMCASKAIVCLDEFSCLRGKNLDSFKSNITKRNISMRIPYAEWDCILQNNAGFCATSNEIHIIDDDENRRFLIWRIEKIKSPIDFPFNYEGIYSQAVALAQEVIEKRRKGEPCDWVYWFTKEENEEIQRHNLYFRVNNYIAERINKFYRVPDADTPSEFCKFVTASDVMERICTNPAFRQSMSNKDISMFMEALGFKKIHRKTGNGWKVIEMRPDEIENNQKMDGSENIPPEDLPF; from the coding sequence ATGAAAGAGATTAAACCCACAAACGAGACCGGAAATAACCCGGAAACAGAACAGGAGAAAGAGGTCTTGCCCTCTTTTTTCCAGACTCTGAAGACCTCTACCAGCAAGCCTCTCCCCAACAGAAAGGTGCTGGAGTACACAATCATGCATTCGGCACCGGTGAAAACCAATACCGAAGGCTACAGGTCGATGATAAAGGTGGACAAGAGAACGGCAGAGGACATCAAGCACCGGCTGCCCTGCATCACTCCCAGCGTGCAGCTCAAAGGTAATGCCAAGAAGCTGACTGACTTCCAGAAGGAAACCTATTGGCTGATGCTCGATTATGACGACGTGCCCCCAAAAAACATCGCGGCACTCAGGCAGACCGCCCGGAAAATCCCCTTCACCATGGTCTTCTACATCACCGTCTCGGGCAAGGGATTCCGCATCCTGCTCAGATATATGCGCCCTGAAGGATGCAATCTCACTGCCACCGAACTCCACCTGCTCGCCATCCGGAAAGCCATGAGCATATACGACAAACTGCTGGGTATCAGCTGCGACAAACAATGCCAGGACATGGTGAGAAGCTGCGGACTGGCTTACGACCCCGAGGCTTACTTCAACTGGAATGCCGAGGTCTTCGCCATCACCCGGGAGGAGGTAGAGGAATTCGAAAAAGCCACAAAGCAACAGGAGGAACAGAACAGAAAAAGACAGACGGAGGCTGAAAAACCCAGAAAGAAAAGCCCTCGCAAACAGGAAGACGAGACACCACCCAAAACGCTCACTACCGAAGAGATTCTGCAGTATGTAGACAAACTGGCGGAGAGCTGGGAGGAGCGGTTTGAGGAGCATCATCACAACAGCTACGTAGTGAGATACGCCACATTCTGCCTCTGTTTCGGAGCCGAAAAGGAGGAGGCTGTGAAACACATGGCAGATAAGTTTGGCAGCGAATATGCCGATACCGAGCGGGTGGCACTAGAGATTTACAAGCATACCGAGCGGCTGGGAACCTGGAAAATAAGACAGCAGGGAGATGATGAGCAGAAACGCTATACCAGCATGAGAGCACTGCTGGGATGGCTGGGAGCCCGATATGAAATGCACCACAACACGCTGAGCAACCAGTATGAAGTGCGCGCCATCAACACCGGAGAGAAACTCTATCTCGACTGGACCGAAGTGGATACCCGGGTGAGCAATTCCCTGTTCGTGAAGATGGAACTGGATAACATCTGCACCACCCAGAAAAAGCTGGATACGGTGATAAGAAGTAACTTCAGCCCCGAATTCAACCCCATGGAGGAATATCTGAAGAGTCTGCCGAAATGGGACCGAAAGACTGACTATATCGCTGAATTGGCCCATCGGGTAACCGTGATGCAGACAGGCGGTTACCGCCATACGGAGGAGGATTTTGCCTATGCCTTCAGGAAATGGCTGGTCAACATGGTGGTTTGCTGGGTGCGGCCCGATGTCACCAACCAGTCTATCATGGTTTTCGTAGGCAAGGGAGGCATCTTCAAGACTACGTTTTTCGACCATCTTCTGCCGCCCCATCTGCGCAAGTATTTCGCCAACGATTCTACGGGCGACTATAAGAACAAGGATTTCCTGCAGATGTGTGCCAGCAAGGCGATAGTGTGTCTCGATGAGTTCAGCTGTCTGCGCGGCAAGAACCTGGATTCCTTCAAGAGCAACATCACGAAGCGCAACATCAGCATGCGAATCCCTTATGCCGAGTGGGACTGCATCTTGCAGAACAATGCGGGGTTCTGTGCCACGAGCAATGAGATTCATATCATCGATGATGACGAGAACCGCCGTTTCCTCATCTGGCGCATCGAGAAGATCAAGAGTCCCATCGACTTCCCCTTCAATTACGAGGGCATCTACTCCCAGGCTGTGGCACTGGCTCAGGAGGTGATAGAGAAGCGCCGGAAGGGTGAGCCCTGCGACTGGGTTTACTGGTTTACGAAGGAGGAGAACGAGGAGATTCAGCGCCACAATCTTTATTTCCGTGTAAACAACTACATAGCCGAGCGCATCAACAAGTTCTACCGTGTTCCTGATGCCGATACGCCGTCCGAGTTCTGCAAGTTTGTTACGGCGAGTGATGTGATGGAGCGCATCTGCACGAACCCCGCCTTCCGCCAGTCGATGTCGAACAAGGATATTTCGATGTTCATGGAGGCGCTGGGGTTCAAGAAGATTCACCGCAAGACGGGCAACGGCTGGAAGGTGATAGAAATGCGTCCTGACGAGATAGAGAACAACCAGAAGATGGATGGCAGCGAGAATATTCCGCCCGAAGATCTCCCATTTTAG
- a CDS encoding DUF4248 domain-containing protein yields MIEDRSYGKAELAMLYFPTATPRVALNRLVRWINRCPELKQSLCSGYAGKFSHFYTRQQVAEIIEFLDEP; encoded by the coding sequence ATGATAGAAGACAGAAGTTACGGGAAGGCAGAGCTCGCCATGCTCTACTTTCCCACCGCTACCCCCAGGGTAGCGCTCAACCGGCTGGTGAGATGGATCAACCGGTGTCCCGAGCTCAAGCAGAGCCTCTGTTCGGGCTACGCCGGCAAGTTTTCCCACTTCTACACCCGGCAACAAGTGGCAGAAATCATCGAATTTCTGGATGAACCATAA
- a CDS encoding DUF1016 N-terminal domain-containing protein: MEENNITVDKAVQTIKGAILRAQAQASQSSNAIQLSLYYGIGRYVSINLQQAHWGAKALDTISERLQPSHENLFVQPLQYLTVGQKTSLIEM, encoded by the coding sequence ATGGAAGAAAACAATATAACAGTAGATAAAGCTGTCCAAACCATAAAAGGGGCAATTTTGCGAGCTCAAGCACAGGCGAGCCAGTCAAGTAATGCCATACAGTTGTCTTTATATTATGGTATAGGGCGTTATGTGTCTATCAATTTACAGCAAGCACATTGGGGCGCAAAAGCTCTTGATACTATTAGTGAGAGATTGCAGCCAAGTCACGAGAACCTATTTGTCCAACCATTACAGTATCTGACAGTTGGACAAAAAACAAGCCTAATTGAGATGTAA
- a CDS encoding clostripain-related cysteine peptidase, protein MNISKNKLLHIIFIFITLASLTIVISCSSEEEIVAPKEENEQTVIMFFPWSSNLLPYFQQNIKDFSKSIEERGSQNARVMVCLATTPNTADLMELKYDNGSCIVENIRTYDNQRFTSQEGISNILKAIKEYAPGKKYGLIIGCHGMGWLPVIHTKSNETQEIFHYNVSNGPMTRYFGGLTQEYQIETSVLAQAILESGITMEYILFDDCYMSSIEVAYDLKDVTKYLIASPTEVMAYGFPYHECGKYLIGNVDYEGVIQAFYEFYSQYTYPYGTAAVTNCQELEQLANIVKKINIENQNNNISANSIQVMDGYTPTIFFDFEDYINKICNDSVLLDEFSNQLRKTILFKCHTPQYYSAFKGILPINHYSGITTSDPSSNRLSNPKIYTRWYNATH, encoded by the coding sequence ATGAACATAAGTAAAAATAAATTATTACATATAATATTCATATTTATCACGTTGGCCTCACTGACTATCGTGATTTCATGTTCGAGTGAAGAAGAAATTGTTGCTCCAAAGGAAGAAAATGAACAAACAGTCATAATGTTTTTCCCTTGGAGTTCAAATTTGTTACCTTATTTTCAACAAAACATAAAAGATTTTTCTAAAAGTATAGAAGAAAGAGGCTCACAAAATGCACGAGTCATGGTCTGTTTAGCTACAACGCCAAATACTGCGGATCTCATGGAATTAAAGTATGATAATGGAAGTTGTATCGTTGAGAATATTAGAACTTATGACAATCAAAGATTTACTTCGCAAGAGGGTATTTCTAATATATTGAAGGCCATAAAAGAATATGCGCCTGGAAAGAAATATGGATTAATTATCGGCTGCCATGGAATGGGATGGTTGCCAGTAATTCATACAAAATCCAATGAAACTCAAGAGATATTTCATTATAATGTAAGTAATGGCCCAATGACAAGATATTTCGGTGGATTAACACAGGAATATCAAATAGAAACGTCTGTCTTGGCTCAAGCAATTTTAGAGTCCGGAATTACTATGGAATATATACTATTTGATGATTGCTATATGTCTTCAATCGAGGTTGCATATGATTTAAAAGATGTCACGAAATATTTAATAGCTAGTCCCACTGAAGTAATGGCATATGGATTCCCATATCATGAATGTGGGAAATATCTTATAGGAAATGTTGATTATGAGGGAGTTATTCAAGCATTTTATGAGTTTTATAGTCAATATACATATCCATATGGTACAGCAGCCGTTACGAATTGTCAAGAATTAGAACAATTGGCAAATATTGTGAAAAAAATTAATATCGAAAATCAAAATAATAATATATCAGCAAATAGTATCCAGGTAATGGATGGATATACTCCGACTATTTTCTTTGATTTTGAAGACTATATTAATAAGATTTGTAATGATAGTGTGCTTCTTGATGAATTTTCAAATCAATTGAGGAAAACAATATTATTCAAATGTCATACTCCACAATACTATTCTGCTTTTAAAGGAATATTGCCCATTAATCATTATTCTGGTATTACTACTTCTGATCCTAGTAGTAATAGACTTTCAAATCCAAAAATATATACACGATGGTATAATGCCACCCATTAA
- a CDS encoding ORF6N domain-containing protein — protein sequence MADNIEHQDKGELVTNCDRLQNDEVVVTTPVESRIMSIREKQIMIDRDLAELYGVETKRLNEAVKRNIERFPERFRFQLTKEEMAELVANCDRFNSLKHSTVRSYAFTEQGVAMLSTVLRSETAIRVSIRIMDAFVAMRRFMVTNAEVFQRLSTMEYHQLEMQQHQQETDKRIDEVFRRLDEGNAKPKQGVFYNGQIYDAYTFVSDLIKSAKKRIVLIDNYVDETVLTLLDKRDNNVSAIIYTQQISRQFQLDIDRHNAQYAPIDVETFRLSHDRFLCIDDDVYHIGASIKDLGKKWFGFSKMEILTPDELVERINRE from the coding sequence ATGGCAGATAATATAGAACATCAAGATAAAGGAGAACTGGTCACAAATTGTGACCGGTTACAAAATGATGAAGTCGTAGTTACCACTCCTGTAGAAAGTCGAATAATGTCTATTCGTGAAAAGCAGATTATGATAGACAGAGACTTGGCTGAACTTTACGGAGTGGAAACTAAAAGATTAAACGAGGCTGTAAAACGTAATATAGAACGTTTCCCTGAGCGTTTCCGTTTTCAACTGACTAAGGAGGAAATGGCTGAACTGGTCGCAAATTGCGACCGGTTCAATAGTTTGAAGCACTCAACAGTTCGTTCATATGCTTTCACGGAGCAGGGAGTGGCTATGCTCTCCACTGTTCTTAGAAGTGAAACCGCAATTCGTGTAAGCATACGAATTATGGATGCATTTGTTGCAATGAGACGTTTCATGGTGACAAATGCAGAAGTTTTCCAACGTCTTTCAACAATGGAGTACCATCAACTGGAAATGCAGCAACATCAGCAAGAAACAGACAAACGCATAGACGAGGTATTTCGCAGATTGGATGAGGGCAATGCAAAGCCGAAACAAGGTGTGTTCTACAATGGTCAAATTTATGATGCCTATACTTTCGTGTCCGACTTGATTAAGAGTGCAAAGAAGCGTATTGTCCTTATCGACAACTATGTTGACGAGACTGTACTGACATTGCTCGATAAAAGAGACAATAACGTGTCTGCAATCATCTACACTCAGCAGATAAGCCGTCAGTTCCAACTCGACATAGACCGTCATAATGCTCAATATGCACCGATTGATGTTGAAACATTCCGTTTATCACATGACCGCTTCCTTTGTATAGACGATGATGTGTATCATATAGGAGCATCCATTAAGGACTTAGGCAAAAAGTGGTTTGGTTTCTCCAAGATGGAGATACTTACACCAGACGAATTGGTGGAAAGGATCAATAGAGAGTAA
- a CDS encoding DUF4377 domain-containing protein, giving the protein MFASCLNDDDEPKDKQKTVTLYVSATTGERTGMTGTPHECMLIKEKGEKTWEPCEFNGIKGFTYEKGYEYELLATKTIYANPPADGSSYDYTLIKVVSKMAKGNE; this is encoded by the coding sequence ATGTTTGCAAGCTGTTTAAATGATGACGATGAACCCAAAGACAAGCAGAAGACTGTAACATTATATGTTTCTGCCACAACAGGAGAACGTACCGGTATGACGGGTACACCACACGAATGTATGTTGATAAAAGAAAAGGGAGAAAAGACTTGGGAGCCATGCGAGTTCAACGGAATTAAAGGCTTTACATACGAGAAAGGATACGAGTACGAACTTTTGGCTACGAAGACCATATATGCCAATCCACCAGCAGATGGATCAAGCTATGACTATACTCTTATAAAAGTGGTGTCAAAAATGGCAAAGGGAAATGAGTAG